The genomic window AAGCTCCTGGAAGTGAAAACATATGTCCTAACCCTAGAAGTCCTTCTTGTATCTTAGCAGTCCAGTTTATGTTCAAATAAATTATAAAACTAATAGCAATTGCCGTTGATACTCCTGTGTAAAATGACGAAGTAAGCTTAAAAGCTGCACTCAGTCCAAGAATTACAACTGGTACTGTAAAATAGTACCAAAGTCCTGCATACAAGCCATCACCTATTACCAAAACCAATATTGGTACTATCATAGATACTAGTATTGATAAATACAAATTTTTCATGATACCTCTAATTTTACTTTATAAGCTAATGTTTAAAATGAGCAATCAAAAAGCCGCACGCAGGTTTCTCTGATTTGTTATATTTTACCATTGCATACGCTCAGATACACCAATACCGTCTTGTGTAGGCTTTATACTATTCATACTATCCTTTACAGTTTGAATAACGACAAATAGTAAATTCGTATCTTCAGAAGTATTGCAGATGTTTCTGACTGCATCAGGATTTACCTTTATAACACTACCTTCTTTAATTGATATTTTATTTCCATCGATTTCAAATTCGCCAATACCGCTTAAAATAATAAATAGCTCTTCATTTTTTTTATGCTTATGATTAAACGGGAAAAATTGTTTAGGTACAAAACTATTTAAAGATATTTCACTTCCTGATAATTTCATCAACTCATTTAAAAATATTTTCCCATCTAAAACTTTTTTAGAGTCAGGTAAAATATATTGTTTATTTGTAAGATCTTCTAATTTCCCAATATTTGCAAATTCATAGTTTGTTGTCACGAGGCTTTTCCTTTGTATATAACTATTTATTAAATATACATTATATGTAAAACACCCTAAAAATTAACAAATAACATGCAAAAAGTGTCGTATATCAAAATACCTACAAACACCTTAAATAAGGTATTTTTGTAGATGTTACTATAAAAAACATTGGAAATTGAGATGCTTCTTAAATAAATTATGAAGAATAATGTGTGACAAAAAATTACTACAAGAATAAGTTATAAAACTGTTCAACAACCTATTAAATCTGGTATGACATTAAAAGAAGTTGATATTATGGCAGAAAAATGTATAGTAAATTTAGGTGCCCGTCCTTCTTTTAAAGGATTATATGGATTTTTTGGTGCTATTTGTTTATTCTTAAATGAAGTTATTATTCATGATTTGCCTTCAGACATTGTATTAAAAGATGGAGATATTTTAGGTCTTGACATTGGTACTAAGGTTGATGGATGTTATGGTGATGCTGCTATTTCAATGCCAATTGGTAAAATATCAAAAGAAGATGATGCATTAATTGTTTGTGCAAAAGATTAGTTATATCATGCAATCAGTATAATAAAGGTAGGTATGAGATTTAAAGAGTTATCATATGAAATAGAAAAATTTATTGTTAATAGAGGATATCGACCTTTAGTTAAATTTTGTGGTCATGGAATTGGGAGAAAACCACATGAAGAACCAGAAATTCCAAATTATTTAGAAAATGGAACTCCTAAATCTGGACCTAAAATAAAAGACGGAATGGTATTTCCTATGATATGTCAAAAAGATAAAGAACCAGTTATCTCGGAGTAGTTTCAATAAAAGTAATATTAACATTAAAAAAGTAACTTGTAAATTATGCAGTTATATTTAGACTTCAAAACTGCAGAACAATAAAGGAATTGAAATGGAAAACTATTTTGAAAAAGAGTTTAAGCTACGATATTTTGAAATGGATAACACAGGAAAAGCTTCTCCTATAACTATGATGACATTGCTGCAAGAAACAGCAGCCGATCACTGTGCTTTTGCTGGTCATAGTTTATTGTCTCTTATGTCACAAAATTTAGGATGGGTATTACTTTCTGGAATGATGGAAATAGATAGATATCCTGAGTACAATGAAAAGATTATTATACGAACATGGCTTTCAAAATATAAATCTATCAGAGGTACAAGAGAAAACATTATTTATGATGAACACTACAATATTATAGGGAAAGCCAAAGGGTTATGGCTTTTTTTTGATATCGAAAAACGAAGACCTAAAAAAATTCCAAATTATTTTAGAGAAAATTGGTTGTCTTGCGAGGAAACATCTTTAGATCATGATATATCAAGTACAATGAAGAGCATTAAATCCCCTCAATATCTCAATAAGTTTACTGTCAATCGCTATGATACAGACATAAATAAGCATGTAAATAATATAAGTTATTTTCATTGGCTTCTAGAATCAATACCTAAAGAGATTATAGATAACTATTATTTATACTCTATTGATGGGCGTTTTTTATTAGAGTCACAGTATGGGGATAGTATTGTTTCTTATACAAATAAAGTTGATGGTGAAAACTCTTTTATACATGAGATTTATATAGAAGGGAATAATAATCCTTGTGCTACTGCAAAAACAATATGGAAAGCAATGAAAAGTAAAAAGTAGGAATTATTATATTTTATTGTATTTTTGATAAAATATTTAGTAAATAGTATTATATTACTCCAAGTACGTTTTTGATCAGGCTATACTAAATCATACTCAGAATTAAAAGATTCTAAGTTAAAATAACAAGTTCCTCAACCTGTACTTTTTGGTGCAAGTTAGGATTAGTAAAATTAACTATGATAAAATTTTAGGACTATCGAGCTTTGACACAAAATTCTGAACAGTCTCTTAAAAAACTAAGAGAATACACTCTTAGTTTTTTTAATTTTCAATATATCTTTGTCTTGCACTATCTTTTATTTTTTCAACTTCAACTAAAATAAATCCATCAATACAATCAGCAAAATCATTATCAACATTAAATCCTAAGAACTTAACACCTTTATCTTCAGCAATATCGCTATATTGTTTATAAAGTGTAGGAATAGAAACTCCAATATTTGCTAAAGTTGATTTTAAAAATTTAAAATCTTTTTTCTTATCATTTAAATCAAAAAGCTCTTTTATTTCTAAAATATTACTAGAGTAAGAATAAGGAACTTTTGGCTCAATCAAGTTTTCCTCATCCCCAAAATAGTGAGAATAATAAAATATCATCATATCTTTTGCAACTCTTGGGAATGATGCGCTGATTGAAACTGGGCCAAACATGTATTTTACATTTGGATTTGCTCTTAAATATGCACCAATACCAAACCATAAATAATCCAAGGCTCTTGTTCCCCAATATTTTGGTTGTACAAAACTTCGACCAAGTTCAATAGAATCTTTTAAATAAGGTGTAAACTCTTCATTATATTTAAATAAAGTATTCGAATAAAAGCCTTTAACACCAATATTTTTAAAAATATAATCAGAGTTTCCAATTCTATACGAACCTACAATTTCTAAATCATTTTCATCCCATAAAATAATATGTTGGTAATAAATATCATATTTATCTGTATCTCTTTTTTTATTTACACCTTCACCCACTTTTCTAAAAGATAACTCTCTTAATCTTCCAAGCTCTTTTAAAACAATTGAATCTTCAGTGTAATCATATAAATATATTTTTTTCCCATCATTTGTTTGACCAATTAGATTTGATTTTTTTAATTCATTTAATAAATCAATTCTACTTACTGGATGGGCTATTGCACTTTGGGTTTCAAAAAAAGACTTTTTTCCTTTTTTTAAACTATATAAATGTTTTCTATAAAGATTTAATAAAAATTTTTTATCTATTCCTTTTGGGACAATATTTTCATTTGGAATAATTTGTCCAACTTTTACACCTATTCTTTTTGATTTTTTATTGAACATTTCGTGAGATAATAAAAGAGTTGAAAAAGTTTTATTTATTACTGAAATTGTATAAAAGGTTTTTGAGTTTTTTGCATCTAAAAATATTGGTAAAATTGGTGAATTTGTATTTTTTGCAAAGTTTAAAAAACCTTTATTCCAAAGTGGATCTTTTATTCCTTTTGCAGTTGCTCGACTCACTTCTCCAGCTGGAAAAATAATCACAGCTTCTTCATTATTCAAAGCTTCATACACTTTTTTTATATCAGTTTTTGATTGTCTAATTTTATAATTATCTATTGGAATTAAAAGAGAATGCAAAGCTTCAAATCCTGCTAAAAAATCATTTGCTACTATTTTTACATCTTTTCTTACTTGAGAAATCAATCTTAATAAACATAAAGCATCAAGTCCACCTAAAGGATGATTTGCAATAATCATTACCTTTCCACTTGTCGGAATATTTTGTAAGTCGCTACTTGAAACTGTATAGTCAAAATCAAAATAATCTAATACAGCATCAACAAATTCAAACCCTTTTAGGTGAGCATTTTGTGTTAAAAATTGGTTTATTGAGTCTTCATGAACTATTTTTTTTGCAATTTTAAACAGAGATTTTTTTAGAAAATTCTCTTTTTTATCCATATTTGGGAATTTTTTTTCAATCTCTTTTTGTACATCTATCATTTTATACTCCTAATTTATCGTAATTTTATTTTTCTTTGATTACAACAAGGTGACAAAAACATTTTGTAATCATAATATTTTTTGTTATCAACATGTAATCTTTTATTTTTATACTACGCAAAACAAAAACAAGGGAAAAATTATGAAGATACAAGTAAATAGGATATTATCCTTTTGTTTAGTGGCTTTATTAGCAGGTTGTGGAGGAGGTAGTTCTTCTTCGACTAATGAATCTTCTACATTTACAGTTGAAAGAGGATCTGTACTTAACGCAACAGTTAAAGATGCAAACGGACAAATTGCATCAAGTGTAAATGCCACAAATA from Arcobacter venerupis includes these protein-coding regions:
- a CDS encoding cupin domain-containing protein, with translation MTTNYEFANIGKLEDLTNKQYILPDSKKVLDGKIFLNELMKLSGSEISLNSFVPKQFFPFNHKHKKNEELFIILSGIGEFEIDGNKISIKEGSVIKVNPDAVRNICNTSEDTNLLFVVIQTVKDSMNSIKPTQDGIGVSERMQW
- a CDS encoding acyl-[acyl-carrier-protein] thioesterase; the protein is MENYFEKEFKLRYFEMDNTGKASPITMMTLLQETAADHCAFAGHSLLSLMSQNLGWVLLSGMMEIDRYPEYNEKIIIRTWLSKYKSIRGTRENIIYDEHYNIIGKAKGLWLFFDIEKRRPKKIPNYFRENWLSCEETSLDHDISSTMKSIKSPQYLNKFTVNRYDTDINKHVNNISYFHWLLESIPKEIIDNYYLYSIDGRFLLESQYGDSIVSYTNKVDGENSFIHEIYIEGNNNPCATAKTIWKAMKSKK
- a CDS encoding GNAT family N-acyltransferase encodes the protein MIDVQKEIEKKFPNMDKKENFLKKSLFKIAKKIVHEDSINQFLTQNAHLKGFEFVDAVLDYFDFDYTVSSSDLQNIPTSGKVMIIANHPLGGLDALCLLRLISQVRKDVKIVANDFLAGFEALHSLLIPIDNYKIRQSKTDIKKVYEALNNEEAVIIFPAGEVSRATAKGIKDPLWNKGFLNFAKNTNSPILPIFLDAKNSKTFYTISVINKTFSTLLLSHEMFNKKSKRIGVKVGQIIPNENIVPKGIDKKFLLNLYRKHLYSLKKGKKSFFETQSAIAHPVSRIDLLNELKKSNLIGQTNDGKKIYLYDYTEDSIVLKELGRLRELSFRKVGEGVNKKRDTDKYDIYYQHIILWDENDLEIVGSYRIGNSDYIFKNIGVKGFYSNTLFKYNEEFTPYLKDSIELGRSFVQPKYWGTRALDYLWFGIGAYLRANPNVKYMFGPVSISASFPRVAKDMMIFYYSHYFGDEENLIEPKVPYSYSSNILEIKELFDLNDKKKDFKFLKSTLANIGVSIPTLYKQYSDIAEDKGVKFLGFNVDNDFADCIDGFILVEVEKIKDSARQRYIEN